cacatacgtatatgtatatatgcacacacacacacacacatatatatacatacatatatatatatatacacatatatatacatatatatatatacacatatatatacatatatatatatacatatatatatatatatacatatacatatatatatacatatatatatatatatatatatatacatatacatatatatatatacatatatatatatacatatacatatatatatatacatatatatatatatacatacatatatatacatacatatatatatatacatatatatatatatacatatatacacatatatatatttataaataaatatttgtgatGTTGGTTCCAAAACTAACTGCATTAGcatcaacaaattaaaaatgatacatagtcctaaaaaagaaataatctcTTTCAAAATTGGTGAGCTAATGGACTAAAGTTTTATCAATTCCAAAATACGGTAAGTAATATTAAGACATTTCAATATGACGGGCCTTTGGCCTGGTAAATCAAAACGTATAGATTGATGaatattgaaaacatttaagtACAGCCCTAGTAgttttttcaaatacaattttgttttggagtttcttagttttttaattGACTTGAGTTTCAGTAAGTATCCTTACTGGTGTTTCACAAATGTTCCACATTCTGCTCCACCTGGCTTTGTCCCCAGCTGCTCCAGTCCCATTTTCTTACCCCTCATAACACACAGATATGTGAGGATTCCATGAACATTTAATTATGGAATTAAATGTCTTACATTGTGCCGGTAACAGAGAACTCAGAGGAGGTCTATCACAATCGATTTTAAAAAGCCCATTCTATTATCACGgagaaaacatacaaaatcaCATGGGTACTCTTTGTACTTCATATATGTTGGCACCGGCATAAAATCAAGCTCAGGTGTCTGCTGTCCATGAACTGATCTGGGAGTTCAATTTTTAGGAGCTCCACTTAAAAATACTGGacttatacattttaatatatttattcaaaCCAAAAGCTGACCATGCGGCGGCAGTAACAATGCTGAAAAACCTCTGTCCTGGGGAAGAGTTTTGCTCTAAAGCCGTATTCCGAGAATGTTTGTgctaaaatatacaaacaacactttgttatttattataatttaatatatctGCGACTAGCTCATATCTAACCTTTGGTATGATtccttaaccctcgtgttgtcctccgcTCAAACTGACTCGTtctcctatgtcaatgttctttttaatcaccCAAATAActtgattgattccacccaaccctctttgccaagtacaaatctctactttcattaatttaagggcgtcttattcaattttataacatttggaaaaaacagaagtggttttgaattagtattgagtaaaagttgacatattccagtctgtgattatcatcaacatccattcctttaattttagtctaaataattcttaatttcttcaaacattaggtataatttccaataaatgaggtttattgaccataaattccaaaaataactgtaaaactaaagctaATTAGTTAGTGTTGtgtgttgaaaacgtccaaaaaatgaaagaaaaataattcaaaagtgttgaaaaaggggacaaaaacctaagaaaaagttaaaaattaaaattaaaagcgtcaaaaatgtaatttcaaattttgacgggaagacaacacaagggttaaaaccaaCACACACTAATCTCAAGGGGGCATATCTTACTGGTGTTAAATCAAATGCATCTGtaaaaagttaataataaatGAGCGGCAACGCGCATTGCATTGGAAGGTGTCAGGTTTAAGTAGACACACAAGGCAGTTGGGTGATctcagtgtgtgcgtgcgtgtgtgtgtgtgtgtgtgtgtgtgtgtgtgtgtgtgtgtgtgtgtgtgtgtgtgtgtgtgtgtgtgtgtgtgtgtgtgtgtgtgtgtgtgtgtgtgtgtgtagctctaATCTCTCAGTCACACGGCCTGGTCCACGAGGGCAGGAGCATTGTAATTtatgtgtacacaaacacacagaaagtcGCTGAGCATATTGCACTTAGCTGTACATCGTAACAGTGTGTAACATCCAACATACCTCACGCCTCCAGAGACTGTGcaccccccaccacacacaggGACAAGCAGGAGAATACATTAATATCACTCCTCCTGggccagtgtgtgtttgcttctATCCAGCGATACACACTTGTCCCTCTCACACTTCCGTGTTCTTCTGAGGGTCTACAGGGACCTTGTCATCCCACTTTCCCCAATTTCCTCTCTCTGGATCGCTATTATCGAGCCGTGTGGCCCATCTGGTGCAGCTTCCTCAGGAGGATCTGGGTAAGGTCAAAGGTGGTGAAGCTGATCCCCACCGCGATGGGCCCTTTGACCCAGTTCATACTCAGACCTTTGTAGAGTCCACGGATGACCCCTTCCTCGGACACAATCTCCTTCATGGTGCCAAAGATGGTGCCGTAGGTGTGCCCTGTGACCCCTGCGGTCTGCATGCGCCGCCGCACCACGTCCAGAGGGTAAGACGCCGACTGGCCGAGAAGCCCCGCGCAGGCTCCAAACGCCAGCCGTTCATATAAGTAGGGATGTGGGCGCTCGCTGCGCTCTAcatgggaggaggaggatgtagAGAAGGGCCATTTTATATATGCAAAGGTGTGAAAGAAAGGGGCCGTGGATCAATACACAATTAAATCTCGACTTGGCAGTGGTAGTGCATTACCTGCATGTAATTTCTTCAGTGTCTCATAGGTAAAGAAGCTGATGCCAGCATAGGGAATGACACCCAGCATGGTGGGATTAAAGCCTCGGTACAACGTCTTCAAGCCCTCTTCTCGGGAGATCCGCACAAACACGTGCAGAATGTTGCTGTACCTAAACAGGGGAGGCATGAGCATGAAACTGGAGAAGCAAAAAATGCTCCTGCTCAGACTCTGGCATCACTGTAAAGCCCGTGTTGGCAGATAAAGATGACCTTACATTTCCTTTGGCGTTACAGCCATCCTAGCCCGCACCATGTCCAGAGGATAGGTCAGCATGGCTGCCGTGGTTCCAGCCATAGACCCGGCCAGTAACCTCGGAAATGGAGACAGGGCTCTGGAACACAGAGGACAACAATAGAatgtagattagattagatggattagatcatattttattcatcccacagtgggggagttcccttattacagcagcaacaGTTTCCTACggtaaaaagcaaaaagacaaacaagtaaacatacaaacaacagacaatgagccAAAGGTagtgaatgaatgtaaagtggcattaaataaataaaaggtattttaaagtacagttgccatagtacaaaaaaaaacattgcagtgtgagtaagtgactttaaaattaaattgaatatgtaattaaataatatagcaaaaggaAGTAACCATGATATTATTGATATTGAACTGGGaccataaataaaactgaaaaagtaaGTGCTTGTAAcgggaaaatataaataaagatgataaagatatacagagagtgtgtgtggagtaattgaaaaacaggaacagaaactacattaTCACATACATTATAAGTTAGCGCAGGTGTTGTGGGGTCTGACAGCGGCCGGGATGAACAACCTGCGGGAACTATCATCCTTGACATGCCTAGATTTGCCACATTAAGGGTGTTTTGCCACTGGTTAATAAACCTGTGACTACACCGGTGTTACCGATTACATCGGACATTTTAAGAGGAAATATATTCGTCAACGATGCTCAATATCAGCCGGACTTTACAGTCCTTCCAGATTGCCTCATTAAAGGTTATTGTGTTCCCTATTACGTATTGCCATCATTTTCTTCAAGTACAATCTCAAACCAAACACAACTGACAAGATAAAAGTCAATAGATAAGCCAACAGACCTGAGTAGTAGTAGTCTACCACTATAAACAGGACACTTACTTCCCCTGGAAGCCATAGTAGCCTCCCAGCAGCCTCTTGTACTGCTCGTGTGCACAGAACTGGATGGCAGCGTATGGGATGACTCGCACCATGGTGGCCGAGTTCCCCCTCCAAAGACTGAAGAAGCCATCCTTCAGGTAGGTGCGGTAGATCAGCCTGTAGGCCTCCTGTAGTgtagtgtgcacacacaaacacatacatgctcATGATTCACTCATGATGATCTATTTCTGTTTAGCTGGGTGTGAAGCAATCGAGAATCAGTAAATTGTCCTACTAGGAAACTGACTTTAAATATGTGATCAAACGTACCTTGGCGGAGAATCTTGCTGAAGACactaagaaacaaaacatatgtGCAATATAAATAAGATGTCTCTAGTGTTTCTGTAAGTCATCACACATTTTCTAACATTCCAACTGATATGAATGCAAGAGCAGCTCAGTTTAGTTGTAGATATAATTCCATGGCAGCCATGTGGGTcatttctaattaaaaaaaaaataagtttccaCTTGTATCTCAGCAGAGAATACAACTTGCCTTGGAAGATGATTTTAGTCCTGTCCAATGGGGCGACAGCTGTCTTTGCCAAAGCCCCGGCTAAAGCCCCAGAGAAGAGTGAGTTGAGGACAGGCCGGGTGTGCTTCAGGATGAAGGAATCACATTTAGGGTTAAACtgtgaaaaaactgtaaaaactgcttccttatgtgaaaaaaaagtgtttgagaTGCTGTTGATGATTAAACCGGAGTTATGAAAGGATAGTAGATGATCTGCCTAACCACTTCACAAATCATTAGAAATGAGAGCAGATGGCCTTAAATGAACCGAATATAGAGGCCACGAAGCTCTTAATCTCAGCTCAGTTCTTATCTCACACAGAATACAGCAGAGAAAATTCCCTTCTAAtaacacatattaaaaaaaaaacacagaaatagcATTCCAATGCCACTATAATTCTGCCATTTTATATTATCAGATAATTACCCATATATTGTTTATTCAACATAAGTAATTTTTCAAAAGGGttctattattttaaaattaaattcacaaatgaaaaaaataaaaacacgtcatgtttggGTGGATGTTTTCCTTTAAGTGTTGAAGGAAGCATCACGTCTATAAAATGTCACCTGATTGCTTACTTCTGACTGACTGGAGGAAGCCAGCGGCAGAACTTCTCCCTGCGCGAGTGATGCCCGTTGTTCCTGGACTCCACTCCCCATCCCCGAGGCCTACGCACTGCTGCCACTGAGCATGCTCCTAAATTCAAACACtgcaggggggaggggggcaacAGGAGAGAGGGATaggtcagagagagaaacagaggttTTAAGTTAGcctaaatataaaataattgacAAGATATTTCGGTAGCTAAGCTTCTGTGTGGGGATCAAGGAGCAGGGTccaaaatttacttttttgtccagCAGCCAAATGGATATTGAATGCTCAAATTTGACCTGCTACTTAATAGAAAACCATTGtgttttggctggtgagtgacGCAAAtctaccagcatttggctggtaaaCGCTGCTAATTTTGGACCTTAAGCAGGTCACGCCCACACTGTCTACAGTACAAATACCTGCCAGTGCACACCTTACGGCTATATAAAGACACTAAGCAAaccagacagggagcacatacaggaagcagatcagacagggggcacagacagggagcagatcagatcAGACACGGAGCAGATatagggagcagatcagacaggggaCACATCCCAGGAGCAGATCCGACAGGGGGCatatacagggagcagatcagacagggggcacagacagggagcagatcagacaggggagcacatacagggagcagatcagacagggatcacatacagggagcagatcagacagggatcacatacagggagcagatcagacaggggagcacatacagggagcagatccgACAGCGGAGCAGCATTGTACACAAAATGCAGAAGCATAAGTGTagcttcacagttgaactgcaaaaaaaaaaaaactttccacgTACTGTCACACGTACGGGACACATGGGAGGCGGAGTACACCGTGTGCACAgctagcacatttgtttcagtgtcttctaaaaggtgctggagagcttaaaggtcacatggacaccaaaaaaaccttatcttattacattgaaaaggttttaagagatatttagttgaagctggattttgaagctaATACAGAATAAgccctaaaataaataaaacattatttcatatttatatatttgaaaagagcttttattttgtaacagattttattttattacatacgTTATTTCCATACCACcaaggcataataaagcatgttcattaacctctgagaagcctgtctcaATTTGTGTTTTGAGGCCGGCCGAGGAAATCTAAATATGGTCACGCAAAACTACAGTAGGTTATGCCTAAAATATCTCTTAAAAGATAGAGTTGAGGACTTGTACTGTAGGTGAAAGGTGTCTGCCTGAGCAAAGCTtgaaaaaccaacaaacaagaATACGATAGTCTTAGGCAACGGTGTCCTGGTTGTACAAACGTGCTATGTGGTCAATAAAGACTTGAATGAGATGGACTTCAAAGGAAGAACATTATCAATTACATTATCTAATCATTTTACTGGACAACTCAGCAGTCCACGAGACCCTCAATCCCCACCGGCTCACTGGTTCATTGTTACATACCGCACAAGTGACAAAGTTCACTTTAAAGTCACAGTTACAAtctcacaattcaattcaaaagttgtaaatatgtaaaaatccAGTAGAATGTGCttaaagttgtgtgtgtcttttgtagGGCTGCAATCACTATTTGACTGATATATTGATGGATTAagccagtggttcccaaaccttttttACGTCCCTAAACTTACACAAATTAGACCAAGGACCAACATTTGATACGATTTTGTCCCTGATAGGATATATTATAGGaattttgcttttagatgtttttaatcACAGAAAGTGTATGAAACCTGTGACCAAACTAGTCatacattctgtcattgtgttacttatgaatggaattatagtgaaaataaatagctGGCAACCCTCTGGAACCCCCTAAAGGACCACTCAGGGTACCCAGACCCCCCTTTGGGAATGACTGGATGAACCTGTTGTTTACTTGTTTAATAAATCCCtttgtaaaatacatattttccatACAACAGCAAAAATGGAGACTGATTTCTACTTTCTACATCCTTTACATGTTTCTTATGTTATTTAGGTTTTAAGTTTGTATCCAGTTATTTTGCTGTTGTCAGCATTGCAGTTTCTGCTCTAGAGACAATACTTCATTATAtctaatatataaataaatgattatcctattcaaattttctttttacaggaCTAGATTGACTAGGATTAGACCTTTGAATGTTACAGCGCAGCCACAAAAAGATTGGCACTTTCCATTTGAATGCTTTACTAAATATAAGGTTTATCCAGCTTCAAAACAAGGACCATaactaatatttatatttatttacgTAATATTTCAGGACAACGCACATTAATGAACATGAACAATAGTACATGTAAAAAATGCCAGATTGTAGCCTGAGGGCTAATTTCCAATTGTAGTCCGATATTACTTTAATAATATACTGAATAATTGTTAACAttatggggtgggggggaactCCACTTGAAACATCAGGATTTAGGGAGTTAAGCAACAGTGAGGAGAACAGCAGGGCTCCAAGCCAGATCCTCAAATAAGCATAGGCCTCTGGTAATCCGTCCCCTTTCACCTCACCCACTGTCCTTGCTCTGGTTCTTTCCCTAACCCTCCCAGCAGCCCCCAGTCCCATGCATATCAGTTTACAGATCCTTGTTCCT
The window above is part of the Etheostoma cragini isolate CJK2018 chromosome 12, CSU_Ecrag_1.0, whole genome shotgun sequence genome. Proteins encoded here:
- the slc25a42 gene encoding mitochondrial coenzyme A transporter SLC25A42 isoform X1, with product MGSGVQEQRASLAQGEVLPLASSSQSEVLKHTRPVLNSLFSGALAGALAKTAVAPLDRTKIIFQVSSARFSAKEAYRLIYRTYLKDGFFSLWRGNSATMVRVIPYAAIQFCAHEQYKRLLGGYYGFQGKALSPFPRLLAGSMAGTTAAMLTYPLDMVRARMAVTPKEMYSNILHVFVRISREEGLKTLYRGFNPTMLGVIPYAGISFFTYETLKKLHAERSERPHPYLYERLAFGACAGLLGQSASYPLDVVRRRMQTAGVTGHTYGTIFGTMKEIVSEEGVIRGLYKGLSMNWVKGPIAVGISFTTFDLTQILLRKLHQMGHTAR
- the slc25a42 gene encoding mitochondrial coenzyme A transporter SLC25A42 isoform X2 codes for the protein MGSGVQEQRASLAQGEVLPLASSSQSEHTRPVLNSLFSGALAGALAKTAVAPLDRTKIIFQVSSARFSAKEAYRLIYRTYLKDGFFSLWRGNSATMVRVIPYAAIQFCAHEQYKRLLGGYYGFQGKALSPFPRLLAGSMAGTTAAMLTYPLDMVRARMAVTPKEMYSNILHVFVRISREEGLKTLYRGFNPTMLGVIPYAGISFFTYETLKKLHAERSERPHPYLYERLAFGACAGLLGQSASYPLDVVRRRMQTAGVTGHTYGTIFGTMKEIVSEEGVIRGLYKGLSMNWVKGPIAVGISFTTFDLTQILLRKLHQMGHTAR